The sequence gaacgtgcattccgtgagaacgcgcgccatccctgagtaggccgcgaactcgcggccgccaggatgtacttgtagcgcggcgatagaatcacggagtgagccgcccctgcggCTACCTAATCTGTTTGTAGTATGTTCTATCTGTATGTAGTTGTTGACGGCCTATCGTAATATCTGCCAGTTCTTAATCGCCTAGTCATAACGCCGAATCATTGTCACGTGTCCCAGATCAATGGCCCCATCCGATAGAGCCCCACTACGTTGGCGTCGTATTTCTGGTATGGGCAGTTTGCTCCGCCGGCAtcattttactgtttttttttttttttaattataaatgcgCTTACTCGGACTTAGAGTAGCTCAGGCGATTGACCTACGATGCGCGATGGAGCGAGCTTGCCCGGAACGCCTGACACCTTTGCGTCTAGAGCCTCCTAAACGAACTTATCTATTGGTTTAATGTTACTATTGCTACCATCAATAGATAGATTACGCAAGAACTTTACGATCGGCCTCCAACAACAAGTAGGTATAGACATTAAGGAAAAGAGATGTGACAAGAATATTTGTGCTAAAATTACAACACTAATTTCCACCTTCACGAACCAGTACACGCCAGTGTAATCTTTAAAATCTATAATTATATGACCCTGAAACATGTTATACAACAAACGCTCTGAATCAGGAAAATATTTTGTAGCGAATATTATTCTGACGTCATTTTTGTGTATGTTTACATGATACGTGTTGTGTAGGTTTAGAATTAGAGGCTACGCGTACCCAATCCGCGCAGTTAAATGAGTTGCCTACTTATCGCACCTTTAGAACGAAACTGACCCAACTCAATAGCGATTTGATTCAGCgttagccagcgttcccacttaagcgtcgcgtgtctcggggcgcgcaacggacgtccgcgccacgccatctgagtgtaattcaaaaaacgtctcctcagtacattttgtataggaaggacgtaagacgcgccccaggtggcgtggcggcggcgtggcgggcCGGTCCCTTAGGTCGGTTTCgttctaatagttatttgttatacaagggggcaaagatgtattttaacgccgagtgtggaattgaaaaacgagcaagtgaaaggattctttagttgaaccacgagcgaagcgagtggttcgagaatagaatctaacacacgagaagtaaaatacatttgcacccgagtgtaacacaaaactttacaacgcaaaaaatgcgtttatcactgcttccagtagttccacaggtggtaaatcatctttattactagattcacctacttttatcaattttaaagcagttaatttgactttattcaaggtcaaattactttacccactagtggataaaatgcgtttttactcgctggtattaaaggacaaaacacgtgtttccgagctagtgaggggaaaaggtattTTGCCTTTAACGGCTCAATTAACAAACTTATCTCCTTGGTAGGTTTGTTTATTGATCGCTAAACTAAAATAGCTAATACCAATACCAATCCGGATTTAATAATGATTACTATTTTAACCGACGATTTGTTAGAAAAATAGTCTccatagaaaaatataaaatgattCCTGTAATTTTACTTTAAGTGTGCGATTTTTTCAAATCcatttaggtaggtataagtATTTATGAAGGACAAATTAAAGGTACCTACATTTAATCTATATTTTGGTAATGTACAGTAAGCATCACTAGTAGCGGATGAAGATAAATCTGTACAGTTCGTGGCCAGAAATGTCAAagtataatacatttttttatctgtcactTGTCACATCTTTTTTTTAGCGTCTACAGAATGGTATTTACTTCTGAAGTGTTATTATTTGATCCGTTACTTTGATCCGACTGTACCTAATTCTGCCTGTTGCCACCATATTAGTGCAATTTTATAGATgacataataaaaatattaaaaatgaatgtaaaaaacagcgttttgtttttaacccccagACCCCTTATTTTAAAGTTACTGCgtatattattgtatttgtgACTCAAAATTTACATTCCTAAATATGACCCATTTACGGCTTGATATCTGATACAGGGGACAtttgaaatagatattatattaGTCACAGACCACCTCAACTACTAGACGGAGCATTCGCGCCAATGCAAAGACACCAGACATGATTTCgcgtatttaatttaattttgtagggGAACGCGACCGCTTGATCCAGTTGTGTCAACGTTTACAATCTGCACTAGTGTAACTTtggaatatttataaaaaaataatcaggGTTGAACCTGGGCTGTTATACTAATTATATAACGGTTTAAGATGCTAATAATTTGATGCGCACCTCAAATCGTGGTATTTTACCAGTAAAACTTGTCTGGTGACATGCGCTCTTGAATGCTTCATAATTCATTCATCTAAATAACTACCGCAgctaatatacctacttacctaattgaAGCTCAGTAAGAAGGTTATCAAAAGTGGTATACGATACTTCTACAAGTTGCGAACGTTGAACCTGTAACTATTTGTAATTGAAAGAAGGaaatttatttgtgttttatattattattaacacaAATGTTTTTGCTTACAAGACAAAATAGTATCAAAATGCACTAAGTGATGTGGCGTTAGTATAGCACAATCTTAACCGACGTATACATAAGTATTACTTTTTTATGCCGGTTCAACTACACACATTTGACACCACGCCACTTACAGACGGACACCAAGTCACCCGTACATATCATCGAGGCGGTCCTTCGAACTTTTTAGTAAGAAGTACGACACGTTCTGCTTCACGAATGCCACTTAATCTTGCTCCGTGTACAGAAGCGAAAAATCCTGGGACTGTCGCTTCACCGGCAAATAGCAGCTTCGGCGCTACGGGATCACACGGACCAGGCACAGGCGTGCCCAGCTCGCATTGGTGGCTCACAGTAGAGCAACAGCTCATGTACGAGTAAGCCCCGCAGAAGTGAGGATCAGAAGCCCATTTTGATCTTAGCATCATTTGGGGGTAAGGTAAACATGGATTGCCGGTAAAGCGGCGCAGTAATAAAGTTATTCCTTCTGCTACATCGTTGTCTACCATAGATTCCATCGCGGCGGCCTCTTGCCCCGAGACCCAAGCGCACAAAACGTGCTTACTTCCCGGTAATTCGTCTACAGCACACACACCGCGAGTCCAATCACACCGGCATTGCAACTCCTCAGCAGACCAAGCTAATTTTAAATTACCCTCGTGGCATACCCAGAATGGCTCAGCATATTCGAGAAACACTTTGTCTGAAAGCCCATAACCTAAATTGCAAATTGCATCCAATTTACAACTAGGAAGAGGCGGTGCAAACAATTTATCAGCCTGGCATTTAAGACAACCCAGAGATACTGTAACGATTACGTAATCTGCTGATATTTCTTCGCCATCAcagcacttgaccaatgttctgCCAGGACCAGTAGCGCCTTCGCCCCATCTGATTACATTTACAGCTTTATTATAGCGTATGCTATTGTCTGGTAAGCCTCGAAGTAGTGGCGCCATCACACCTACGTATCCCAATGGCACACGGACACTCCCTCCAGGTAGTTCAATGTAACTGCCGTATTGATCAGCACTGACAAGGGACAAATCGTCACCACACCTATTACGCAAGATATTACTCAAACCAAACATCACTCGGGAAGCATCATATCTCTGgtcttctggaaagttatgcaGTTCTTGTTGAATACGCAAACCGACAAAATTAAGTAAAGTTCCATGACAACAATCGCCACCTAATCTAAAAAGATTTGCTGCTTGCTGTTCTATTTGCCTAAAAGTATGGTAAGCAGTTATTGTCACGGGCAAATCTACTGCACGTCCCTCGCTTGTGCAGAACAGGCCACGTGACGGGTCTAAGCGAGGTAACGGCATTTGTAAAAGCCTGTCTTGTGATGCAAGAGTGTATACTGAATTAGGAAGACATGCGCCATAGATCCACTCCGCGCCCATTTCTATAACAGAGTCTCCAAGCCAGCAGGAATGAATTCTTCCTCCGGGTCTGTAACAATAACATTAATTATATCACAGCAATAGAAATAAGAGCTCATAAGTGATAGTCGACTAACTTAAATATATACCTTTCTTTAGCCTCAAGGACTACAAAATTGCGAATTCCGCATTGGTTGAGCCGGTATGCCGCGGAGAGGCCCGCCATGCCGGCGCCCACGATGACCACACGCGGCTCCTGGCAGCAGGGTCCGATGCTGCATGCGTCCATCATACATTTTTCCTGTCCTACTACTGCGACTGCATCGCTCGCCAGCCTTCGCTGCATAAATGTTGACAACTCTTTCGCGTCATCTTTGTCATCCCCTGTGATAAACTTTTTCAATGTACCGCGGGCTCTTGTAAACAACGGTTTCAAACGAGATGACTTCATCATCAAGTTGTACTTTACACGAAAATTTTGGAATTATATTTACATTATCGATAAACTATTTCACGCCTTCTAATTTTGTTCAAACTTCATTACAATTTTGACTTCTGCTCAAGACAGTTCCATTTCCATAGGCAAATGTCTAGCTAGCGAGAAAACTTGTAGAAAAATATTATGGTACGTGCACTAAGAACTTAAAGGTCAGCAATTAAATCTGGCCAGTCAAACTTGACagctacctacctactttataaAACCTTCATACAAGCATATACTTCTGACAACTCATCATTATCTTGTTCTTACCACGGTCCTTGCACACCATGTGAAACATAAAAATCTAGTTTAATCAGAGTAATACTTTTTCACGAAGTTGCAATCATTTCCAACACACCTCTTTATCGGTCGAGTAGTAGAGTAACAAACCAATTACCTATCGAAAACGGTGTTGTTCCTAGTATTCATTACCTTTGTGTTTGCTTCGTGACGTGAAGTTAAGAGTTACCAAAACATTGTCTCAGTTGCCTTTGATTGCAGGCACAGTTGCAGTCAGAGTAAGTATCTACTCTATTACTTAAAAACTGATAGTAAACAGACGATGATGGTAGCATCCATTAAAAAACGATTCTGATTAGGTTTAGGTAGTACTATACCAGTCATAAATTAGGTACAAGGTACAatcattatagtattttttctactcccgaactgttattcgtcatttacagggtcgtgcacacatctttaaaaccctacataaaggtagccccaaagccagcgtccgccggctttccgcgcagtatcgaaaaaactgaaaacgcattgtttggctctgtaaccatggcaacgccttataacgacactgcgggcgtacgcgggaaggctttgggcagccgagctgacagtgcaaacgtTTGAGTCAAAATagaggaaacagtgtgaatttcacgaaagttattcaagaaaactattaaaaactagtgcattagtcgtagaaaaagtattgtatgcaacggtgtttaactgagtcaaaaaatactcgtggcccaacgccactcgtcttttttgacctcctttaaacgcctgttgcataaaatacttaaAGGTACCTCAGACACCTATTCTACAAACATGTATGTATATGTTGAAACTCGTATTGGCTACAtcctaaattaataaatattggacATTCTCGATAATTTACTAATCGTTATTCCTGTCTAGTACAGTGAATGCTCTTAAAACTCATTCCAGTCCAATAGTCCAGTTtaatccactcaaactttatttcaaataaagtatgccggtcttgcccgcactgaccttacagACATGATTTTTTGAAACATAGGCCGATTCCGTTTTAGCAATTAGATAacattattatgtatttttaaccgctgccgcctcaaatctctcaaggaaggtggttttcacagaactaaatttttcaattcgcctgtatgttttttttaattttttttaaatgttttccacgatctccgtcgttactggaccgattttaacaaaaaaattttttgattgaatgtatatgcatacagattggtcccatttttctcagaacccagttctgatgatgggatcctggagaaatcgagggaactcctcaaatctgaaaggcacacatatggtgatttttgtgttttttaaggaacagcatgcatttaattacgtacggaacagtgatatttggtgcagtggaactgctgatgatggtcagaacggaactcctcaaatctgaacggcacacttatagtgactttggtatttttataagaacagcatgcacttacgtccagaacagtgacattagGTGCagcggaactgctgatgatggtcagaaccgaactcctcaaatctgaacggcacagttatagtgactttggtacttttataagaacagcatgcacttacgtccagaacagtgaattttggtgcagtggaactgctgatgaagagctTAGAAcgaaactcttcaaatctgaacggcacgcttataatgactttggtatatttataagaacagcatgcacttacgtccagaacagtgatatttggtgcagtggaactgctgatgatggtcagaaccgaactcctcaaatctgaacggcacacttatagtgactttggtatttttataagaacagcatgcacttacgtccataaCAGTGACATGTGGTGCAGTggactgctgatgaagatcagatcggaactccttaaatctgaacggcacacttatagtgactttggtatttttataagaatagcatgcatttataaagttcagaacagtgacatttatttagttatgtttgttaagaatattgagttttcaagtcaaattttgtcaagcttcggtttcttataatcggattcatgaggaattgttgaggaaactcctcaaaccttaacggtatacgtatattcatttgtgttgccatcaaataattaaagtattaaaagcagtttaaaaaaatacctacacatttctacataatccaacattcgcaagtagctttcaccagaaccccaaaggcggcggttttttttattaaaaattatattgtgataaGATCATGTGCACCGTCAAACTTTGAGGACTGTATTAAATACCACAATTCTACCCTAAGATCGAAAGTAGTTCTACCTCCCACTCTGGCGTAGTATTATAACTAACTTTTGATATACATACGTCCATTAGGTACATCGTTTCCTCTATATTTACTGTAGCCTTTCAGGAGTCTTCGATATTTCCTTCGCATTACCGTAGCACCTTCTTGTTATCAGTTTTCTTCAGCGTAGAAAATATGAGTATAGACTAAAACAATCGACATATGTGGTAACTAGCTGAAAAGGAAGCGAAATATCCGTTCTATGTCAAGGAACCTACCTCAACAAATAACCTATGAATATCAACTGCATTATTCCCCTGAACAATTAAAATTCTAGCAGTGTTTTTTAAACCTTTCAATCGTTTAGAATTTTTCAAGCTATCtacctttcagtaaaaaaataaaagaaatgctaatatacaggaactttcgagaaaaaaaatcaaaatcgaaaaTGACTAATTTGGTTCTAATACCGATATGAATGATGTTAGGACTGTGCTGATTATTCCATACGATAGTATATTGCTAGTTCTATAAGTTctcttaa is a genomic window of Leguminivora glycinivorella isolate SPB_JAAS2020 chromosome 6, LegGlyc_1.1, whole genome shotgun sequence containing:
- the LOC125226871 gene encoding peroxisomal N(1)-acetyl-spermine/spermidine oxidase-like, which translates into the protein MMKSSRLKPLFTRARGTLKKFITGDDKDDAKELSTFMQRRLASDAVAVVGQEKCMMDACSIGPCCQEPRVVIVGAGMAGLSAAYRLNQCGIRNFVVLEAKERPGGRIHSCWLGDSVIEMGAEWIYGACLPNSVYTLASQDRLLQMPLPRLDPSRGLFCTSEGRAVDLPVTITAYHTFRQIEQQAANLFRLGGDCCHGTLLNFVGLRIQQELHNFPEDQRYDASRVMFGLSNILRNRCGDDLSLVSADQYGSYIELPGGSVRVPLGYVGVMAPLLRGLPDNSIRYNKAVNVIRWGEGATGPGRTLVKCCDGEEISADYVIVTVSLGCLKCQADKLFAPPLPSCKLDAICNLGYGLSDKVFLEYAEPFWVCHEGNLKLAWSAEELQCRCDWTRGVCAVDELPGSKHVLCAWVSGQEAAAMESMVDNDVAEGITLLLRRFTGNPCLPYPQMMLRSKWASDPHFCGAYSYMSCCSTVSHQCELGTPVPGPCDPVAPKLLFAGEATVPGFFASVHGARLSGIREAERVVLLTKKFEGPPR